Proteins from one Lepidochelys kempii isolate rLepKem1 chromosome 6, rLepKem1.hap2, whole genome shotgun sequence genomic window:
- the GPR132 gene encoding probable G-protein coupled receptor 132, translating to MNESKLECPSMPYEDSRILLVVCYSIVFALGFPANCFTTWLTFVQIRRKNVLAIYIFGLSLCELMYLSTLPLWTTYVQNKHKWEMGSVVCKLTGYIFFCNIYISILLLCCISIDRYVAVVYALESKGVRHQRTAIFITSILFSAVLVIHCPVFILPDGEQTSNRTTCFETLPLNLQLAYFNLARFLAGFAIPCTILIFTNYKIFQSTETSSSLGKRQKAKVKYLAMAIITIFLICFAPYHLVLLIRSINFLLHQNGSCAFELRIYSTSAAFLCLSTANSVADPIIYVLASEHVRKDFYESMTKWRYQSSINASLKLKNSKESQEVAQTLENQNLP from the coding sequence ATGAATGAATCCAAGCTGGAATGCCCATCAATGCCCTATGAGGACAGCAGGATACTGCTGGTTGTGTGCTACAGTATTGTTTTTGCCTTAGGTTTTCCAGCAAATTGCTTTACTACATGGCTAACATTTGTACAGATCCGAAGAAAGAACGTTCTTGCCATCTACATTTTTGGCTTATCGCTGTGCGAGCTGATGTACTTGAGTACCCTGCCCCTCTGGACTACCTatgtacaaaacaaacacaaatgggAGATGGGGTCAGTGGTTTGCAAGCTAACAGGATATATCTTTTTCTGCAACATATATATCAGCATTCTGCTCTTGTGTTGCATTTCTATTGATCGCTATGTAGCAGTGGTGTATGCTTTGGAATCCAAGGGAGTGAGGCATCAGAGAACTGCAATCTTCATCACATCCATTCTCTTTTCTGCGGTTTTAGTAATCCACTGCCCAGTATTTATTTTACCAGATGGCGAGCAGACTTCAAACCGTACAACCTGCTTTGAGACTTTACCACTCAACTTACAATTGGCTTATTTCAACCTTGCCAGGTTCCTAGCTGGATTTGCCATTCCTTGCACAATCCTCATTTTCACAAACTACAAAATTTTCCAAAGTACCGAAACAAGCAGCAGCTTGGGCAAACGCCAAAAAGCCAAAGTGAAGTACTTGGCTATGGCCATCATCACCATTTTTCTGATCTGCTTTGCTCCCTACCATTTGGTGCTCCTGATAAGATCCATAAACTTTCTTTTGCATCAGAACGGCTCATGTGCATTTGAACTTCGCATATATTCTACTTCTGCTGCCTTTCTGTGCTTATCCACTGCTAACAGCGTTGCTGATCCAATCATCTATGTCTTGGCTAGTGAACATGTTAGAAAAGATTTCTACGAGAGTATGACAAAATGGAGATATCAGTCATCCATCAATGCCAGCCTCAAGTTGAAAAATTCAAAAGAATCACAGGAAGTAGCACAGACATTGGAAAATCAAAATTTACCATAA